The Toxorhynchites rutilus septentrionalis strain SRP chromosome 3, ASM2978413v1, whole genome shotgun sequence genome includes a region encoding these proteins:
- the LOC129777578 gene encoding protein decapentaplegic isoform X1 produces the protein MQILLNSEAANTSMHAWLFVLAVLAILQGVTQVASTGDQSFLPSDSTSRSNSRSSSSSSSSEDVHNQPAAASQAFGDASVAQSEPKVDEDSLDRAGALHLQMADAAEFAEHSDSNSSLDHSDSSSNSDSSRISHSKPDPATLVEIEKNLLSLFGFPKRPKIDRSKVVIPEAMKQLYAQIMGHDLVDSVNVPKEGLNTRNANTVRSFIHEESQIDDRFKHHHRFRLMFNVSNIPRHEKLRAAELALNRDAIEDKRSRIVQHHVLVYDILQPGVKGKRVPSFLLIDSKTVRINETGTLSLDVLPAVERWLRTPKRNYGLFIQVISKSRQKPQGVPEQHHVRLRRSIDESHDKWSQKQPLLLTYTDDGRHKQRPIRDAISNANRARRTPMRNRRRKNGSDTCQRRPLWVDFSDVGWSDWIVAPPGYEAYYCHGDCQFPIADHLNTTNHAIVQTLVNSISPSLAPKACCVPTQLSSISMLYLNEQNKVVLKNYQDMTVVGCGCR, from the exons ATGCAGATTCTGTTGAATTCTGA AGCTGCAAACACGAGCATGCACGCGTGGCTTTTTGTCCTCGCGGTGCTGGCGATTCTACAGGGTGTAACGCAAGTCGCTAGCACCGGCGATCAATCCTTCTTACCTTCCGACAGCACTAGCAGAAGCAACAGTaggagtagcagcagcagcagtagtagtGAAGATGTCCACAATCAACCCGCAGCGGCCAGCCAGGCGTTCGGTGACGCGAGCGTGGCGCAAAGTGAGCCAAAGGTGGACGAAGATAGTTTAGACCGGGCCGGTGCGTTGCATCTACAGATGGCAGATGCCGCGGAGTTCGCGGAGCATAGTGATAGCAACAGCAGCCTAGATCATAGTGATAGCAGTAGCAATAGTGATAGCAGTAGAATTAGCCATAGTAAGCCCGATCCTGCAACGCTAGTCGAAATCGAGAAGAACCTTTTAAGTCTGTTCGGttttcccaaaagaccaaaaattGATAGATCTAAGGTGGTGATACCGGAGGCGATGAAGCAGCTGTACGCCCAGATCATGGGCCACGATCTGGTCGACTCCGTCAACGTGCCAAAGGAAGGGCTCAACACGCGCAACGCCAACACCGTGCGGAGTTTTATACACGAAG AGAGTCAAATAGACGACCGCTTCAAGCACCACCATCGCTTTCGCTTGATGTTCAACGTGTCGAACATTCCGCGACACGAGAAGCTACGGGCCGCCGAGCTTGCCCTGAACAGGGACGCCATCGAGGATAAACGGAGCCGTATTGTCCAGCATCACGTGCTGGTGTACGACATCCTGCAGCCGGGGGTGAAAGGCAAACGGGTCCCTTCCTTTCTGCTGATCGATTCCAAAACGGTTCGAATCAACGAAACGGGAACGCTCAGTCTGGATGTGCTCCCCGCCGTTGAGCGGTGGCTGCGCACTCCCAAGCGCAACTACGGACTGTTTATACAGGTCATCAGCAAGAGCAGACAGAAGCCGCAAGGTGTGCCAGAACAGCACCACGTGCGGTTACGACGAAGTATAGACGAAAGTCACGACAAATGGTCCCAGAAGCAGCCGCTACTGCTAACCTACACCGACGACGGACGCCACAAGCAGCGTCCCATCCGGGATGCCATCAGCAATGCGAACCGGGCCAGGCGAACGCCCATGCGGAATCGCCGAAGGAAGAACGGTAGCGATACGTGCCAGCGGCGTCCACTCTGGGTTGACTTCAGCGACGTCGGGTGGAGCGATTGGATCGTGGCGCCTCCCGGGTACGAGGCGTACTACTGCCACGGTGACTGTCAGTTCCCAATCGCAGACCACCTGAACACGACCAACCATGCGATCGTGCAAACACTGGTCAACTCGATCAGTCCCAGTTTGGCGCCGAAGGCCTGCTGTGTGCCCACTCAACTCTCCTCCATCTCGATGCTCTATCTGAACGAGCAGAACAAGGTGGTACTGAAGAACTACCAGGACATGACCGTGGTCGGCTGTGGATGTCGCTGA
- the LOC129773531 gene encoding uncharacterized protein LOC129773531, protein MAVSDWRHRFYWLQRFHVVRCLVGTNLLGAIRCREPVEHESHSSQIHFIFIESHRTSIADFNRQLRYYAINKVKPGAMIEVNIIKKISSTTVSGEPNSGRKQRENASGELDMLALVSLIGVL, encoded by the exons ATGGCAGTGTCTGACTGGCGACACAGGTTTTACTGGTTGCAGAGG TTCCATGTGGTACGCTGCTTGGTGGGGACAAACTTACTCG GAGCTATAAGATGCAGGGAACCTGTGGAACATGAATCACATTCATCGCAaatacacttcatttttatagAAAG TCACAGAACGTCAATCGCAGATTTCAATCGTCAATTACGATATTATGCAATCAACAAAGTCAAG ccgggtgctatgattgaggtTAACATCATTAAGAAGATCTCAAGCACAACTGTCAGTGGGGAACCCAATTCAGGccgaaaacaaagggaaaatgccAGTGGGGaactcgatatgttggctctTGTCAGTTTaataggggttctctaa
- the LOC129777578 gene encoding protein decapentaplegic isoform X2, whose product MHAWLFVLAVLAILQGVTQVASTGDQSFLPSDSTSRSNSRSSSSSSSSEDVHNQPAAASQAFGDASVAQSEPKVDEDSLDRAGALHLQMADAAEFAEHSDSNSSLDHSDSSSNSDSSRISHSKPDPATLVEIEKNLLSLFGFPKRPKIDRSKVVIPEAMKQLYAQIMGHDLVDSVNVPKEGLNTRNANTVRSFIHEESQIDDRFKHHHRFRLMFNVSNIPRHEKLRAAELALNRDAIEDKRSRIVQHHVLVYDILQPGVKGKRVPSFLLIDSKTVRINETGTLSLDVLPAVERWLRTPKRNYGLFIQVISKSRQKPQGVPEQHHVRLRRSIDESHDKWSQKQPLLLTYTDDGRHKQRPIRDAISNANRARRTPMRNRRRKNGSDTCQRRPLWVDFSDVGWSDWIVAPPGYEAYYCHGDCQFPIADHLNTTNHAIVQTLVNSISPSLAPKACCVPTQLSSISMLYLNEQNKVVLKNYQDMTVVGCGCR is encoded by the exons ATGCACGCGTGGCTTTTTGTCCTCGCGGTGCTGGCGATTCTACAGGGTGTAACGCAAGTCGCTAGCACCGGCGATCAATCCTTCTTACCTTCCGACAGCACTAGCAGAAGCAACAGTaggagtagcagcagcagcagtagtagtGAAGATGTCCACAATCAACCCGCAGCGGCCAGCCAGGCGTTCGGTGACGCGAGCGTGGCGCAAAGTGAGCCAAAGGTGGACGAAGATAGTTTAGACCGGGCCGGTGCGTTGCATCTACAGATGGCAGATGCCGCGGAGTTCGCGGAGCATAGTGATAGCAACAGCAGCCTAGATCATAGTGATAGCAGTAGCAATAGTGATAGCAGTAGAATTAGCCATAGTAAGCCCGATCCTGCAACGCTAGTCGAAATCGAGAAGAACCTTTTAAGTCTGTTCGGttttcccaaaagaccaaaaattGATAGATCTAAGGTGGTGATACCGGAGGCGATGAAGCAGCTGTACGCCCAGATCATGGGCCACGATCTGGTCGACTCCGTCAACGTGCCAAAGGAAGGGCTCAACACGCGCAACGCCAACACCGTGCGGAGTTTTATACACGAAG AGAGTCAAATAGACGACCGCTTCAAGCACCACCATCGCTTTCGCTTGATGTTCAACGTGTCGAACATTCCGCGACACGAGAAGCTACGGGCCGCCGAGCTTGCCCTGAACAGGGACGCCATCGAGGATAAACGGAGCCGTATTGTCCAGCATCACGTGCTGGTGTACGACATCCTGCAGCCGGGGGTGAAAGGCAAACGGGTCCCTTCCTTTCTGCTGATCGATTCCAAAACGGTTCGAATCAACGAAACGGGAACGCTCAGTCTGGATGTGCTCCCCGCCGTTGAGCGGTGGCTGCGCACTCCCAAGCGCAACTACGGACTGTTTATACAGGTCATCAGCAAGAGCAGACAGAAGCCGCAAGGTGTGCCAGAACAGCACCACGTGCGGTTACGACGAAGTATAGACGAAAGTCACGACAAATGGTCCCAGAAGCAGCCGCTACTGCTAACCTACACCGACGACGGACGCCACAAGCAGCGTCCCATCCGGGATGCCATCAGCAATGCGAACCGGGCCAGGCGAACGCCCATGCGGAATCGCCGAAGGAAGAACGGTAGCGATACGTGCCAGCGGCGTCCACTCTGGGTTGACTTCAGCGACGTCGGGTGGAGCGATTGGATCGTGGCGCCTCCCGGGTACGAGGCGTACTACTGCCACGGTGACTGTCAGTTCCCAATCGCAGACCACCTGAACACGACCAACCATGCGATCGTGCAAACACTGGTCAACTCGATCAGTCCCAGTTTGGCGCCGAAGGCCTGCTGTGTGCCCACTCAACTCTCCTCCATCTCGATGCTCTATCTGAACGAGCAGAACAAGGTGGTACTGAAGAACTACCAGGACATGACCGTGGTCGGCTGTGGATGTCGCTGA